The Streptomyces sp. P9-A4 genome contains a region encoding:
- the mctP gene encoding monocarboxylate uptake permease MctP, with translation MKDGVNGVALGVFVFFFVAVTVMGFLAARWRKADNEQSLDEWGLGGRSFGTWVTWFLLGGDLYTAYTFVAVPAAIYAAGAAGFFAVPYTILVYPLIFTFLPRLWSVSHKHGYITTSDFVRGRFGSKGLSLAVAVTGILATMPYIALQLVGIQAVLDVMGVGGGENTHWFVKDLPLLLAFGVLAAYTYSSGLRAPALIAFVKDTLIYIVIAVAIIYIPIKLGGFDEIFAKAGEAYAQTNPATGKPRGALVPGEAGQWTYATLALGSALALFMYPHSITATLSSKSRDVIRRNTTILPLYSLMLGLLALLGFMAIAAGIKVKNGQLAIPQLFETMFPDWFAGVAFAAIGIGALVPAAIMSIAAANLFTRNIYKDFIKPDATPAQETKVSKLVSLLVKVGALVFVLTMDKTVAINFQLLGGIWILQTFPALVGGLFTRWFHRWALLAGWAVGMVYGTVAAYGVASPTQKHFGGSSAEIPGIGEIGYIGLTAFVLNVVVTVVLTFVLKAVKAPEGVDETSPADYTADRGDSGVKDLPKVGAGSH, from the coding sequence ATGAAGGACGGCGTGAACGGCGTGGCGCTCGGCGTCTTCGTCTTCTTCTTCGTGGCCGTCACGGTCATGGGCTTCCTGGCCGCGCGCTGGCGCAAGGCCGACAACGAACAGAGCCTCGACGAATGGGGCCTGGGCGGCCGGTCGTTCGGCACCTGGGTGACCTGGTTCCTGCTCGGCGGCGACCTCTACACCGCGTACACCTTCGTCGCCGTCCCGGCGGCCATCTACGCGGCGGGCGCGGCCGGCTTCTTCGCCGTGCCGTACACGATCCTGGTCTACCCGCTGATCTTCACCTTCCTGCCGCGCCTGTGGTCGGTCTCGCACAAGCACGGGTACATCACCACCTCGGACTTCGTGCGCGGCCGTTTCGGCTCCAAGGGCCTGTCGCTCGCGGTCGCGGTCACCGGCATCCTCGCCACCATGCCGTACATCGCGCTCCAGCTGGTCGGCATCCAGGCCGTCCTGGACGTGATGGGCGTCGGCGGCGGCGAGAACACCCACTGGTTCGTCAAGGACCTGCCGCTGCTGCTCGCGTTCGGTGTCCTCGCGGCGTACACGTACTCCTCGGGCCTGCGCGCCCCGGCGCTCATCGCCTTCGTCAAGGACACCCTGATCTACATCGTCATCGCGGTGGCGATCATCTACATCCCGATCAAGCTGGGCGGCTTCGACGAGATCTTCGCCAAGGCGGGCGAGGCGTACGCGCAGACCAACCCGGCGACCGGCAAGCCGCGCGGCGCGCTCGTCCCCGGTGAGGCCGGCCAGTGGACGTACGCGACCCTCGCGCTCGGCTCGGCGCTCGCGCTGTTCATGTACCCGCACTCCATCACGGCGACGCTGTCGTCGAAGAGCCGTGACGTCATCCGCCGCAACACCACGATCCTGCCGCTGTACTCGCTGATGCTGGGCCTGCTCGCGCTGCTCGGCTTCATGGCGATCGCCGCCGGGATCAAGGTGAAGAACGGCCAGCTCGCGATCCCGCAGCTGTTCGAGACGATGTTCCCGGACTGGTTCGCGGGCGTCGCGTTCGCCGCGATCGGCATCGGCGCGCTCGTCCCGGCCGCGATCATGTCGATCGCCGCGGCCAACCTCTTCACCCGCAACATCTACAAGGACTTCATCAAACCGGACGCCACCCCGGCCCAGGAGACCAAGGTCTCCAAGCTGGTCTCGCTCCTGGTGAAGGTCGGCGCGCTGGTCTTCGTCCTCACCATGGACAAGACGGTCGCGATCAACTTCCAGCTGCTCGGCGGCATCTGGATCCTCCAGACCTTCCCGGCCCTGGTCGGCGGTCTGTTCACCCGCTGGTTCCACCGCTGGGCGCTGCTCGCCGGCTGGGCCGTCGGCATGGTCTACGGCACGGTCGCCGCGTACGGCGTCGCCAGCCCGACCCAGAAGCACTTCGGCGGCTCCTCCGCGGAGATCCCGGGCATCGGCGAGATCGGCTACATCGGCCTCACCGCCTTCGTCCTCAACGTCGTGGTCACGGTCGTCCTGACCTTCGTCCTCAAGGCCGTCAAGGCCCCCGAGGGCGTCGACGAGACCTCCCCGGCGGACTACACGGCCGACCGCGGCGACTCCGGGGTCAAGGACCTCCCGAAGGTCGGCGCCGGGTCGCACTGA
- a CDS encoding DUF3311 domain-containing protein: MRVVIALCLIAPIVAMLWVGSYAKTEPLFIGIPFFYWYQMLWVLISTALTMIAYKLWQLDQRARKGGDAR, from the coding sequence ATGAGGGTGGTGATCGCGCTCTGCCTGATCGCACCGATCGTGGCGATGCTCTGGGTGGGCTCCTACGCCAAGACCGAGCCGCTCTTCATCGGCATCCCGTTCTTCTACTGGTACCAGATGCTCTGGGTGCTCATCTCGACCGCGCTCACCATGATCGCGTACAAGCTGTGGCAGCTGGACCAGCGTGCCCGCAAGGGAGGTGACGCGCGATGA
- a CDS encoding LuxR C-terminal-related transcriptional regulator: MLEALGIKESTETVYRLLLERPEYDVTEMAAHLGRPEPEVREALACLADLKLVLMDDSSGEVEPFNPDVGFSFLLSRAEAELSKRKRQVEQAGRAVAGILASYADCPEPGVRHDLVDRITGLDTVRERLEDLAANARTECLSLLPGGAQLPDTMDASQPLDQLALERGVKIRSIYQESFRNDPATVEYVRWYCDLGGAARTVPVVPMLMVVVDREAALVPVDPEDGRAGALEVRSPGLVHALVVLFDRLWDAGTPFGEAPRRDEHDLSPQERELLMLLGIGCTDDIAARRLGVSLRTVRRMSSELMNRLGARSRFEAGVRAAKEGWL, encoded by the coding sequence ATGCTGGAGGCGCTCGGCATAAAGGAGTCGACGGAGACCGTCTACCGCCTGCTCCTGGAGCGGCCCGAGTACGACGTGACGGAGATGGCGGCCCATCTCGGCCGTCCCGAACCCGAGGTCCGCGAGGCGCTCGCCTGTCTCGCGGACCTCAAGCTCGTCCTCATGGACGACTCCTCCGGCGAGGTCGAGCCCTTCAACCCGGACGTCGGGTTCTCCTTCCTGCTCTCCCGCGCCGAGGCGGAGCTGAGCAAGCGCAAGCGCCAGGTCGAGCAGGCGGGCCGGGCCGTGGCCGGCATCCTCGCCTCGTACGCGGACTGCCCCGAACCGGGCGTCCGGCACGACCTGGTGGACCGCATCACCGGCCTCGACACCGTCCGCGAACGCCTGGAGGACCTCGCCGCGAACGCCCGCACCGAGTGCCTCTCGCTGCTCCCCGGCGGCGCCCAGCTGCCCGACACCATGGACGCGAGCCAGCCGCTCGACCAACTCGCCCTGGAACGCGGGGTGAAGATCCGGTCGATCTACCAGGAGAGCTTCCGCAACGACCCCGCGACCGTCGAGTACGTGCGCTGGTACTGCGACCTCGGCGGCGCGGCGCGGACCGTGCCCGTGGTCCCGATGCTGATGGTGGTCGTGGACCGGGAGGCCGCGCTCGTCCCGGTCGACCCGGAGGACGGCCGCGCGGGCGCCCTCGAAGTCCGCAGCCCAGGACTGGTGCACGCGCTCGTGGTGCTCTTCGACCGGCTGTGGGACGCCGGCACACCGTTCGGCGAGGCCCCGCGCCGCGACGAGCACGACCTCTCCCCGCAGGAGCGGGAGTTGCTGATGCTCCTCGGCATCGGCTGCACCGACGACATCGCCGCCCGGCGCCTCGGGGTCTCCCTGCGGACCGTGCGCCGGATGAGTTCGGAACTGATGAACCGGCTCGGCGCGCGCAGCCGTTTCGAGGCGGGGGTGCGGGCCGCCAAGGAGGGCTGGCTCTGA
- a CDS encoding MMPL family transporter, which translates to MWTERVRAAVLRRRVAVGTGWLLVLVLGGAAVALGLGRLDQSFTASGGPGHHANQAVQERYGNGAAVAPLVAVATWPEAADVRDPGVRAPGAAVRFAAAVDRAAGPGARTVSYADTGDEGFLGADGRTVYALVYPGAGKPDLAGLTAVEEAAVALRAGLRSALPEARVEVTGVLPLQHDSAVAGPGAVALGAKAACALGLLLLLFLAFRSPLGVLAPLLLAGVTSVGALLLVEAVAAFTEIGFTVVYLVPVTALVFAVHRWAQPPGPASRSVVAAGAAGAAACAVLALFPAAFLRSVGVAGLAVWAVGTAAALTLVPVLRSVAPGRLPGGAFAGRAARRPFAAAGLALLVLLAGTATQLRVGNPEAHALVASGPARDGLDRLVAAGVPSGALNPLEVLVPEGGDAAAVAARAARVPGVLLAAAPPADEWRRAGSALVVVVPEAEPMTAAGAATVTALRTALGDTSRPPVLVGGSGVVDRDLVDGVYGLLPYAVPAAALAAFGALLAFMAAGAAVRAVLGALLAALAPAGALTLLWQWGPADTGAVTGWVPLVVGVFAFCVSLDRAVASAAGGPGRAGPVAAGAGALAVLAVGIGPQVELALLVSGFALAALLDAWAGRRTPVPASRRSPVHRSSLRLV; encoded by the coding sequence ATGTGGACTGAGCGGGTACGGGCCGCGGTGCTGCGGCGCCGGGTGGCGGTCGGGACGGGGTGGCTGCTCGTGCTGGTCCTGGGCGGGGCGGCGGTGGCCTTGGGCCTGGGCCGGCTCGACCAGTCGTTCACGGCCTCGGGCGGGCCGGGGCACCACGCGAACCAGGCGGTCCAGGAGCGGTACGGGAACGGGGCCGCCGTCGCCCCGCTGGTCGCCGTGGCGACCTGGCCGGAGGCGGCGGACGTACGGGACCCGGGCGTACGGGCCCCCGGCGCGGCCGTGCGGTTCGCGGCTGCCGTGGACCGGGCGGCGGGTCCGGGCGCGCGGACGGTCTCGTACGCGGACACGGGCGACGAGGGTTTCCTCGGCGCCGACGGCCGGACCGTGTACGCACTGGTCTACCCGGGGGCGGGGAAGCCCGATCTGGCGGGGCTCACGGCCGTCGAGGAGGCGGCGGTGGCGCTGCGCGCGGGGCTGCGGTCGGCGCTGCCGGAGGCCCGGGTCGAGGTGACGGGCGTGCTGCCGCTCCAGCACGACAGCGCGGTGGCGGGGCCGGGGGCGGTGGCCCTCGGGGCGAAGGCCGCCTGTGCGCTCGGGCTGCTCCTGCTGCTGTTCCTGGCGTTCCGCTCGCCGCTGGGGGTCCTCGCCCCGCTGCTGCTCGCGGGGGTGACGTCGGTGGGGGCGCTGCTTCTGGTGGAGGCGGTGGCGGCGTTCACCGAGATCGGTTTCACCGTGGTGTACCTGGTGCCGGTGACGGCGCTGGTGTTCGCGGTGCACCGCTGGGCCCAGCCGCCGGGGCCGGCCTCCCGGTCCGTGGTCGCGGCCGGTGCGGCGGGCGCGGCGGCCTGCGCGGTCCTGGCGCTCTTCCCGGCGGCGTTCCTGCGGTCGGTGGGGGTCGCGGGGCTCGCGGTGTGGGCGGTGGGCACGGCGGCGGCGCTGACGCTGGTGCCGGTGCTCCGGTCGGTGGCACCCGGCCGCCTCCCGGGCGGCGCTTTCGCCGGACGTGCGGCGCGGAGGCCGTTCGCGGCGGCCGGTCTGGCGCTGCTCGTCCTGCTCGCCGGTACGGCCACCCAGCTGAGGGTGGGCAATCCGGAGGCCCACGCCCTGGTGGCGAGCGGTCCGGCCCGCGACGGTCTCGACCGGCTCGTGGCGGCCGGGGTGCCGTCGGGGGCGCTGAACCCGCTGGAGGTCCTGGTGCCCGAGGGCGGGGACGCGGCGGCGGTCGCGGCGCGGGCGGCCCGGGTGCCGGGGGTGCTGCTCGCGGCGGCGCCGCCCGCCGACGAGTGGCGCCGCGCCGGTTCGGCCCTGGTCGTGGTCGTACCGGAGGCGGAGCCGATGACGGCGGCGGGCGCGGCGACGGTGACGGCCCTGAGGACGGCGCTCGGGGACACCTCCCGGCCTCCCGTACTCGTAGGGGGTTCCGGCGTCGTCGACCGTGATCTCGTCGACGGGGTGTACGGGCTGCTCCCCTACGCCGTCCCGGCGGCGGCCCTGGCCGCGTTCGGCGCGCTCCTGGCGTTCATGGCGGCGGGCGCGGCCGTCCGTGCCGTGCTCGGCGCGCTGCTCGCCGCCCTCGCCCCGGCCGGCGCGCTCACCCTGCTGTGGCAGTGGGGTCCGGCGGACACGGGCGCGGTGACGGGCTGGGTCCCGCTGGTGGTGGGCGTCTTCGCCTTCTGTGTGTCGCTGGACCGCGCGGTGGCCTCGGCGGCGGGCGGTCCCGGCCGGGCAGGTCCGGTGGCGGCGGGTGCGGGCGCGCTCGCGGTGCTGGCGGTCGGGATCGGCCCCCAGGTCGAACTGGCACTGCTGGTGTCGGGGTTCGCGCTGGCGGCGCTGCTCGACGCATGGGCGGGCCGGCGGACCCCCGTACCGGCGTCCCGGCGAAGTCCCGTACACCGGAGTTCACTTCGATTGGTCTAG
- a CDS encoding aldo/keto reductase, translating into MEYTNLGGPEGPRVSTLCLGTLPFGTRIDEAAAFAVLDRFREAGGTFIDTANTYAFWEPGATGAESELLIGRWLRSRGVRDEMVLATKVGALPDPPGSAWPECAEGLSAPVLRRQVEESLRNLGTDRIDLYYAHIDDRATPVAETMGAFGELEDAGKIGRAGCSNFAAWRIEESRGAALAAGVPDYAAVQQRYTYLRPRPGAEFGVNPHASEELLDYLGTRPELTFTAYTTQLTGAYTDPGKEVPEQYRHAGSERRLKVLAEVAAELGVTANQVVLAWAAGGELPVLPVIGASSTAQLDETLGAVGLRLDAELRKRLDDVD; encoded by the coding sequence ATGGAGTACACCAACCTGGGCGGCCCGGAGGGCCCCCGTGTGTCGACGCTGTGCCTGGGCACGCTGCCCTTCGGCACCCGGATCGACGAGGCCGCGGCCTTCGCCGTCCTCGACCGCTTCCGCGAGGCCGGCGGCACCTTCATCGACACCGCCAACACCTACGCCTTCTGGGAGCCGGGCGCGACCGGCGCCGAGAGCGAGCTGCTGATCGGCCGCTGGCTGCGCAGCCGGGGCGTACGGGACGAGATGGTGCTCGCCACCAAGGTCGGCGCGCTGCCGGACCCGCCGGGCTCGGCCTGGCCCGAGTGCGCCGAGGGGCTTTCGGCCCCGGTGCTGCGCCGCCAGGTGGAGGAGAGCCTGCGGAACCTGGGCACGGACCGGATCGACCTCTACTACGCGCACATCGACGACCGGGCGACGCCGGTCGCGGAGACCATGGGCGCCTTCGGGGAGCTGGAGGACGCCGGGAAGATCGGCCGGGCCGGCTGCTCCAACTTCGCGGCCTGGCGGATCGAGGAGTCGCGGGGCGCGGCGCTCGCCGCCGGGGTGCCGGACTACGCGGCGGTCCAGCAGCGGTACACATATCTGCGACCGCGCCCCGGCGCGGAGTTCGGGGTGAACCCGCACGCGTCGGAGGAGCTGCTCGACTATCTGGGGACGCGGCCGGAGCTGACGTTCACGGCGTACACGACCCAGCTGACGGGGGCGTACACCGATCCGGGCAAGGAGGTGCCGGAGCAGTACCGGCACGCGGGTTCGGAGCGGCGGCTCAAGGTGCTCGCGGAGGTCGCGGCGGAGCTGGGCGTGACCGCCAACCAGGTGGTGCTCGCCTGGGCGGCGGGCGGGGAGCTGCCCGTCCTGCCGGTGATCGGCGCGAGTTCGACGGCGCAGCTCGACGAGACACTCGGCGCGGTGGGGCTGCGGCTCGACGCGGAGCTGAGGAAGCGGCTCGACGATGTGGACTGA
- a CDS encoding endonuclease/exonuclease/phosphatase family protein produces the protein MTEMVLSCAAGWAVFLALHLALNGRWWPWLAVSLLPPVAFALVPLVLLAAALVTGGRLAAALAAGCLLVAWPQNGINLRALVRRPETPGGLRLVSWNTQHWNQGGDPDRFHAFLRSLDAEVYVLQEYLNGFEGGEVWDIDDEERLRASFPDHHLAVGNNSVTLSRFPPVGPPVPVGACSLRVDLRTGDGVLSTYNVHIPVQLTVMNPLRPAFLRDMRRRAAARDREYAALVEDLRDNPHPVLVTGDFNTSAAIGDIRRMPPSLRDAIGACRSLCPASWNARARLRLWRIDWAFTGGGALVGSYRFRTAEGLSDHLVQELTVTV, from the coding sequence ATGACGGAGATGGTCCTGTCCTGCGCCGCCGGCTGGGCGGTGTTCCTCGCCCTGCACCTCGCGCTGAACGGGCGCTGGTGGCCGTGGCTCGCGGTCTCGCTGCTGCCGCCGGTGGCCTTCGCCCTCGTCCCGCTGGTGCTGCTCGCCGCCGCGCTCGTCACCGGCGGCCGGCTCGCGGCGGCGCTCGCCGCGGGCTGTCTGCTGGTGGCCTGGCCGCAGAACGGGATCAACCTGCGGGCCCTCGTGAGGCGGCCGGAGACCCCGGGCGGCCTGCGGCTGGTGTCCTGGAACACCCAGCACTGGAACCAGGGCGGCGACCCCGACCGCTTCCACGCCTTCCTGCGCTCGCTCGACGCCGAGGTGTACGTCCTCCAGGAGTACCTGAACGGCTTCGAGGGCGGCGAGGTCTGGGACATCGACGACGAGGAGCGGCTGCGCGCCTCCTTCCCGGACCACCACCTGGCCGTCGGCAACAACTCCGTGACCCTGTCCCGGTTCCCGCCCGTCGGCCCGCCGGTGCCGGTCGGCGCCTGCTCGCTCCGGGTCGACCTGCGGACCGGCGACGGCGTCCTGTCCACGTACAACGTGCACATCCCGGTGCAGCTGACCGTGATGAACCCGCTGCGGCCGGCCTTCCTCCGGGACATGCGGCGCCGGGCCGCCGCCCGCGACCGGGAGTACGCGGCGCTCGTCGAGGACCTGCGGGACAACCCCCATCCGGTGCTGGTCACCGGCGACTTCAACACCAGCGCGGCCATCGGGGACATCCGCCGGATGCCCCCGTCGCTGCGCGACGCGATCGGCGCCTGCCGCTCGCTCTGCCCGGCCAGCTGGAACGCCCGCGCCCGGCTGCGGCTCTGGCGGATCGACTGGGCGTTCACGGGCGGCGGCGCCCTGGTCGGCTCGTACCGCTTCCGCACCGCCGAAGGCCTGTCGGACCACCTGGTGCAGGAACTGACCGTCACCGTCTGA
- a CDS encoding endonuclease/exonuclease/phosphatase family protein, translating to MADTLAPVAVPGAPAPAPARRRNRLVLGAALAWLVLLLVEWAADGRIWLGHLTGIVPPAVFALVPPLLAALAPLARGAARWRTLAAAALALLVGFGQSGFDPAALWRAETRPGPDAVRVFAWNTNSWNQLLGTQDHFYAFLKGKDADVYLLHEYQHVTADRKGKLRIDDLARLRREFPGYQVAVRGELVTLSRFPILRQPAVGPAAGRPVGTDWQAEYRDNKVLRTDVLVGGRTVSFYNVHMPVWNSMPDGLLSAAFYRHMRERFAPRKAQYAGLEADLAANRNPVVVAGDFNATAAMSDLDPIRERLDDAAEVSTDPYPTSWEEGGWKPFWRTDWAFTGNGAKAERYEFGEPEKLSDHAVQDLWVSLPGSG from the coding sequence GTGGCTGACACGCTCGCGCCGGTCGCCGTCCCCGGGGCCCCGGCCCCCGCGCCGGCCCGCCGCCGGAACCGGCTCGTCCTCGGGGCGGCCCTGGCCTGGCTGGTGCTGCTGCTCGTGGAGTGGGCGGCGGACGGCCGGATCTGGCTCGGGCATCTGACGGGAATCGTCCCGCCGGCCGTGTTCGCGCTGGTCCCGCCGCTGCTCGCGGCCCTCGCCCCGCTCGCCCGGGGCGCGGCCCGGTGGCGGACCCTGGCCGCCGCCGCGCTCGCCCTGCTCGTGGGCTTCGGGCAGTCGGGCTTCGACCCGGCGGCGCTGTGGCGGGCGGAGACGAGGCCCGGCCCGGACGCGGTACGGGTCTTCGCCTGGAACACCAACTCGTGGAACCAGCTCCTCGGCACCCAGGACCACTTCTACGCCTTCCTGAAGGGGAAGGACGCGGACGTCTACCTGCTGCACGAGTACCAGCACGTGACCGCCGACCGTAAGGGCAAGCTGCGGATCGACGATCTGGCGCGGCTGCGCCGGGAGTTCCCCGGCTACCAGGTCGCGGTCCGGGGCGAGCTGGTGACGCTCTCCCGCTTCCCGATCCTGCGGCAGCCGGCCGTGGGCCCGGCCGCCGGGCGGCCGGTCGGCACGGACTGGCAGGCGGAGTACCGGGACAACAAGGTGCTGCGGACGGACGTGCTGGTCGGGGGCCGGACGGTGTCCTTCTACAACGTGCACATGCCGGTGTGGAACAGCATGCCGGACGGTCTCCTGTCGGCCGCCTTCTACCGGCACATGCGGGAGCGGTTCGCCCCGCGCAAGGCCCAGTACGCGGGTCTGGAGGCCGATCTCGCGGCCAACCGCAACCCGGTGGTGGTGGCCGGGGACTTCAACGCGACGGCCGCGATGTCGGACCTCGACCCGATCCGGGAGCGCCTCGACGACGCGGCGGAGGTGAGCACCGACCCGTACCCCACGAGCTGGGAGGAGGGCGGCTGGAAGCCCTTCTGGCGGACCGACTGGGCGTTCACCGGGAACGGGGCGAAGGCCGAGCGGTACGAGTTCGGCGAGCCGGAGAAGCTGTCCGACCACGCGGTGCAGGACCTGTGGGTGTCGCTGCCGGGGAGTGGATGA
- a CDS encoding glycosyltransferase family 2 protein, whose protein sequence is MTFPLVSVIVPNYNYGRSIGLCVEAALNQTYPNIEVVVVDDCSTDDSAAVAAAAGARVVSTGVNSGVAVARNLGAELSSGEILVFLDSDVAMHPDAVARSVELLGSGQGYGAICGTYEPEPLIRDSLIEEYRSLQQYYLLLKSEGVIDTVHTAILAIPRQVFDEVGPFNPVLRHTEDQDYGRRISERYKVLSSLEVLGRHDHDDTVRIVLDKVFARARLAVPLILSRRALQGGFVTGPRAGASLAAPLTVAALAAPLLWGAVWALLPVALFLLGVWGDLDMYRVVRQHRGRLFLGYFVAVNFLVNLTVFVAIGVAGVQWLCSKRFRHLYDPQPRPDLARAGAGAPVASRG, encoded by the coding sequence ATGACCTTCCCCCTGGTCTCCGTCATCGTCCCCAACTACAACTACGGCCGGTCGATCGGCCTGTGCGTCGAGGCCGCCCTCAACCAGACGTACCCGAACATCGAGGTCGTCGTCGTCGACGACTGCTCCACCGACGACTCCGCCGCCGTCGCCGCGGCGGCCGGCGCCCGGGTGGTCTCCACCGGCGTCAACAGCGGGGTCGCCGTCGCCCGCAACCTCGGCGCGGAACTGTCCTCGGGCGAGATCCTGGTCTTCCTCGACTCCGACGTGGCCATGCACCCCGACGCCGTCGCCAGATCGGTCGAACTCCTGGGCTCCGGCCAGGGGTACGGGGCGATCTGCGGCACCTACGAACCGGAACCGCTGATCCGGGACAGCCTCATCGAGGAGTACCGCTCGCTCCAGCAGTACTACCTGCTGCTGAAGTCCGAGGGGGTCATCGACACCGTCCACACCGCGATCCTGGCGATCCCCCGGCAGGTCTTCGACGAGGTGGGGCCGTTCAACCCGGTCCTGCGGCACACCGAGGACCAGGACTACGGGCGGCGCATCTCGGAGCGGTACAAGGTGCTCAGCTCCCTGGAGGTGCTCGGCCGGCACGACCACGACGACACCGTGCGGATCGTCCTCGACAAGGTCTTCGCCCGCGCCAGGCTCGCCGTGCCGCTCATCCTGAGCCGGCGCGCGCTCCAGGGCGGCTTCGTCACCGGGCCGCGCGCCGGGGCCAGCCTCGCCGCGCCCCTGACGGTCGCCGCGCTCGCCGCGCCGCTGCTGTGGGGGGCGGTGTGGGCGCTGCTGCCGGTCGCCCTGTTCCTGCTGGGCGTCTGGGGCGACCTGGACATGTACCGGGTGGTACGGCAGCACCGGGGGCGACTGTTCCTCGGGTACTTCGTGGCCGTCAACTTCCTGGTGAACCTGACGGTGTTCGTCGCGATCGGGGTCGCGGGCGTGCAGTGGCTGTGCTCGAAGCGGTTCCGGCACCTGTACGACCCGCAGCCGCGCCCCGACCTCGCGCGGGCGGGCGCCGGCGCCCCGGTGGCCTCCCGTGGCTGA
- a CDS encoding NAD-dependent epimerase/dehydratase family protein produces MVERIVVTGGAGMLGSTLIDRLLDEGRQVHCVDLRAPRTGHANLTHTVSDVRDAVVMKRVTAEADVVVHCAAALPSYPADMIRSVIVGGTEAVLTAAEANAVPRVVHISSTAVYGLPKVVPTPEEYPREPVDTYSAAKAEAEEVAERFRGREMCVPILRPKTFLGPGRMGLFAMLFEWAEEGRNFPVLGRGDVRIQMFDVADLVDAVVTAMHAPAERADDTFNLGATEFGTIREDFQAVLDAAGHGKKVRSLPAKPALAALSLLQRSGLSPVYGRLLHKLLDDSFVSTDKAADVLGFRPEHSNRDAILRTYAWWREQRRTAPPAGARPAKRSEGVTSVEPWRQGALSLAKVLF; encoded by the coding sequence GTGGTAGAGCGCATCGTGGTGACCGGCGGTGCCGGAATGCTCGGTTCGACGCTGATCGACCGGCTGCTCGACGAGGGCCGCCAGGTGCACTGCGTGGACCTGCGGGCCCCGCGCACCGGGCACGCGAACCTGACGCACACGGTCTCGGACGTCCGGGACGCGGTCGTGATGAAGCGGGTCACGGCCGAGGCGGACGTGGTGGTGCACTGCGCCGCCGCCCTGCCGAGCTACCCGGCCGACATGATCCGCTCGGTGATCGTCGGCGGTACGGAGGCGGTCCTGACGGCCGCCGAGGCGAACGCCGTGCCCAGGGTCGTGCACATCTCCTCGACCGCCGTGTACGGACTGCCGAAGGTGGTGCCGACGCCCGAGGAGTACCCGCGCGAGCCGGTCGACACGTACAGCGCCGCGAAGGCGGAGGCCGAGGAGGTCGCCGAGCGCTTCCGGGGCCGGGAGATGTGCGTACCGATCCTGCGGCCCAAGACCTTCCTCGGGCCGGGCCGGATGGGGCTGTTCGCGATGCTCTTCGAGTGGGCCGAGGAGGGCCGGAACTTCCCGGTCCTCGGCCGGGGCGACGTCCGCATCCAGATGTTCGACGTGGCCGACCTGGTCGACGCGGTGGTGACCGCGATGCACGCGCCGGCCGAGCGGGCCGACGACACCTTCAACCTCGGCGCCACCGAGTTCGGCACGATACGCGAGGACTTCCAGGCCGTCCTGGACGCGGCCGGCCACGGCAAGAAGGTCCGCTCGCTGCCCGCGAAGCCGGCCCTGGCCGCGCTGAGCCTGCTCCAGCGCTCCGGGCTCTCCCCGGTCTACGGGCGGCTGCTGCACAAGCTCCTCGACGACAGCTTCGTCTCCACCGACAAGGCCGCCGACGTCCTCGGCTTCCGGCCGGAGCACTCCAACCGGGACGCGATCCTGCGCACCTACGCCTGGTGGCGCGAGCAGCGGCGCACCGCGCCCCCGGCGGGCGCCCGCCCCGCGAAGAGGAGCGAGGGCGTCACCAGTGTCGAACCGTGGCGGCAGGGAGCCCTCTCCCTCGCCAAGGTCCTCTTCTAG